The genome window TTTTATATAACCTATCGTACCTCAACTCAACATATTACTTGGAACATGCATATGCAACGTATGTGCTCATCCAAGACTCAAGTGGGTTGGTTTAGTTTGGGTTAGCGCTATATGACATAGTTTGATTTTCtctctctattggtttgagcttgttaattgattaaattagataggtttgatcagttaaaacTAGTTTATGGTAATTCCAAACTAatttgactagttcaaacctatttgacctaatcgagatcaatcaaatctaaattaaatcAGTCTAGGATGATTCTAGATCGAATTTATAGGTTGATTATGGATTATTGAAagattgatgtttcatgcatttatagtttaataaatttaaatattttatctaaagatatcatttgaaaatgattattggttttctactatgatattgatataattattattatgtagTAGATATGACTAGGCTAGTAGTCCACATTGGAAGTGCAACAtatgaaaggagctacgggctcATCACAATGCGAAGCTACTAATGAACATAGTatagtagatttacatcaagtatggtctctcataatatttaatcctattgatttcttgatgcatgCTGAGTGAATGGATGAGTTAAataaatgatcatggatgtttatataTCTTTACCGAGGGCAAGTATGGCaattccctttggggattagcaGGCCATCAGATATGATGGTTAGACGgtttctccatccgctgttgggaggaacgtgtccccacttaagCGGGTGAGGGGTACCACTCCATCCGTTATTAGGAGTGTCATATGGATTACCTCCATCcattgttgggaggaatccatctcaTGGAATATGCCTCTTCATTCGTTGTTGGGAGAGTACACTATCGGGTGATGTACACCTTTGTTATTATATATGTGTTGTATGTGATCgatgtatgattttatttattacgtaagaaattatcatctttttttttcatgaGTTTTATGACgaatcgatatattatcatttttattgaattattattattttataaatattaaatattattttaataattattttgagGTTCGTATGAGCATGTGTTAttgttgatatgtttttattttatatttatttttatagtaaTCAACTATTTTGTAATAATTGAAAGCTTGGGTAGAAAAGATTCTGTGATCCTATAAGATGTGATCTTTttgtaattaataaaatattaattattataaagataataatttaaatttaaaataaataacaaaataaattatgaataataaattactgatttattattctcTTTATAAATCCACATCAAGAATACTTGGTGGAACTATGCTTACCAAGATTCTGTACTCCATGGTGGGACCTACACCTAAAACTATGGTCTCTCTGGCTAACACCTGGCATAATTCTTTTGTCCAGCTATAGAAGAAATCTATAGTTCCATTTGGCTCTATTATTTGAGGTGCGAAACATCAACATCTTAGTATCTTAGTTATAGAGGAAGTAAGGATTGGATATTTTGTGCAAGCATCCAAAAGGAATCTCCAGGAGAGACTCTTGTGCCCTTGCCCAAGTCATGATGGtagaaagttatatatatatatatatatatatatatatatatatataatattattatttttattgaattattattattttataaatattaaatattattttaataattattttgagGTTTCTTTGAACATGTGTTAttgttgatatgtttttattttatatttatttttaaagtaatcAACGTAATAATTCAAAGTTTGGGTAGAAAAGATTTGTGATCCTAGAAGATGTGatctttttataattaataaaatattaattagtatgaagataataatttaaatttaaaataaattataataataaattactgatttattattctttttataaatccacATCAAGAATACTCGGTGGAACTAAGCTTATTAAGATTCTGTACTCCATGGTGGGACCTACACCTAAAACTATGGTCTCTTTGGTCGACACTTGGCTTAAATCTTTTGTCTAGTTATAGAAGAAATCTATAGTTCCATTTGGCTCTATCCTTTGAGGTGAAACATCAACATCTTAGTATCTTAGTTATAGAGGAAGTAAGGATTGGATATTTTGTGCAAACATCCAAAAGAAATCTCCAAAAATAGGGGCCTCTTCTGCCCTTGCCCAAGTCATGATGGtagaaagtaatatatatatatatatatatatatatatatatatatatatatatatatatatatatatatatatatatatatatatatatatatatatataaagaggataTATTTTCTTATCCTTAattaaatagattaaaaattaaaaagaaagaagGACATGGAAGTTTATATGTTCTTGCCTAATGATTGTCTAAGAGAAATTgtatatagttaaaaaaaaagtctaaacaaagaaaaaaattgaaagagtaAAAAAGATACAAAAGCACTTGTTGATTATACTATTGATTTCTATGTacaactaatttaaaaaaaatctatattaCAAATAGCCTGCTTAAATGATGTTCTAGAGTTTTAATATAaccatataaatataatatgataagataaaataattttatctttatataaagTATTTACAAGTGTAGTAATCATCCAGTTCATCCAGGACATGTCGCAAGGGAAGGGTAATCAAGTCTAAAATTATAgtttaagatattaaaaaaaagaaatctttttATATGTCtatctcattttatttttattttcttagatTAAATCTTATACAAGTAGTATTACTATTTGAGGAAGAATCACACTTGTAAATGATCCTCTCTTTATTGTACTAATTGCATGTGATTACATCAATATTTTGAGTAAAAAGTTATTCTAATttaacatttgatttttttttaacgtTATGATATAATTTAGAGGGTCTTTGTTGGAatatatcataatattaaagGGACTTGAGCTATAGATATAATGTTATAGATAATGATACTATTTATAAGAAGATGATACTTTGATACTGATAACGGATAAGGAAGAAATAAATGATTGTGAGGTGGTGGGAATATAGTGGAGAAAAGCTCTCACAGTCGTTCACATTTTCACTTGATACAATATCTCCACACACTTGTACATCATGGACCACAGCTATCTATATATAGGGGATAGAGGGTAATTTCTCTAGTACTCTCACAATTATCTAGAAATATTTCTTTGCTCAATATATCCACATTCATTCTATATTTAATCAGGTCATAATTATCTAAATGatcttttaatattataattaaattcatATATTCTAATAAATTAGGTTTATTTTGAACCAATTAGATAGTTCTAAAAAGAAGGATGGAAAACCAAACATTTGACTAAGTTGATTTGGTTATTGGAttagaaattttaaaatatacttaATTAAATCCAATCTATTAGTTTCTAGATAATCGGAATAACAAATTGATTGAATCAAATTGGGATAATTTTAAAATGCTCAAAAAATAACAAACAAAATATTTGTTTTGGAGTTAACATCACTAAGATGTGGCCATCTTAAAGATTTTTAAATATACTCAATTAAATCTAAAGTTTCTAAAAGATCGGAATGACAAATTGGTTTAATCAAAAGAACAAAATACTTATTAGCTCGGTACATTGCCACAACCATAAATTACCATGAACTCCTACCATTCCCTTATCAACAACATACGCGAGCTACCACCACAAAACGCAAACATGGCCCTTCCTCCCCTCCTGCTCTCCTATCTCCCTACTCTTCTCGTTGTTCTCGCACTGCTGTCTTCACTTCTTCTCGCAGGTCGGAAGGCAAGAGGTGGCTCGGCGACCTGGAAACTCCCTCCAGGCCCACCCAAGCTCCCCGTCATCGGCCACCTCCACCTCTTGGGGAGCAGCTTGCTGCATCGCTTCCTTTGGGAACTCTCCAAGAAACATGGACCTCTCATGCACTTGAAACTTGGTCGAGTCCCCGTTGTCGTCGTGTCCTCGCCGGAGATGGCTAAGGAAGTGCTCAAGATACACGACCTTGAGTGCTGCAGTCGGCCTTCGCTCCTCTCCCTTTCCAAGTTTTCATACGGTCTCTCCGACGTCGCCTTCATCCCATACGGAGAACGATGGAGGCAGCTTCGGAAGTTCTGCACCGTCGAACTCTTCAGCACCAGGAAGATCAACTCTTTTAGGGAcataagaagagaagagatggaGCGAGTGACGAAACTGATATGTTCTCACGCTCGCGCTTCAACCACGGTCAACCTGAGCGAGTTGCTGCTCTCGCTTTCCTGCAATATGACATGCAGAACTGCCTTTGGCTCTGGCTTCGACGATGGAAGCGACATTCAACTCCACGACATGCTCAGAGAAGCCCAAGCGGCGTTAGGTGGCTTGTTTTTATCTGATTACTTACCATTGTTGGGGTGGGTTGATAGGCTAAGTGGGATGAGATCCAGACTTGAAAGGGCCTATCTTAAGCTCGATACCATCTACCAACGCCGTATAGATCACCACCAAGATCGATTGAGGCAGCAAGGTAAAGAAGATGGAGACGTCTTAGATGCTTTGCTCCGCATGCAAAAGGATGAGGAGGGTCTAACAGAAGACCACATCAAAGGAGTGCTCATGGTAGTTGATGCCACCCTTTTCACAGCTTCCAGTTCTTGTAAACGCCTTTTCTCTTTCATAATAACCAAGCTCAAGTGCAGAATATTTTCATTGCTGGGACGGACACATCCTCGGCAACCGTGGAGTGGGCGATGGCGGAGCTCATCAGACAACCTGAGTTGATGAAGAGAGCACAAGACGAGGTAAGAGGATGTGTCGGAAGCAAAGGGGAGGTGGAGGAGAGTGACCTTCACCAACTTCATTTCTTCAAGTGTGTCATCAAGGAGACGCTGAGGCTGCACCCTCCCGCTCCGCTGCTACTTCCTAGGGAAACCATGCAGCACTTTAAGCTAAATGGCTATGATATTCTACCCAAAACATGGATGTATGTGAATGCTTGGGCGATAGGAAGAGATCCCAATTCGTGGGGGAGGCCTCATGTCTTTGATCCAGAGAGGTTCATGCATGACTCCATGGAGGCAAATGGGCAGGATTTCAAGCTCATACCATTTGGCGAAGGTCGAAGGATCTGCCCCGGTAAGAATCTTGGAATGTTAATGGTGGAACTTGTGCTTGCCAACCTCCTCTACTCCTTTGATTGGCATTTACCACCTGGAATGGTGAAGGAGGACATCAGTATGGAGGAAGCACCTGGTATCACCGTGCATAGAGAGTATGCTCTTTGTCTCATGGCCACCAAATATGATGCACCAACAGCCTGAATTGCTTGTGCATGTTAAAGTACTAATATGTCTAAGTACTTTAAATGATAGGCTTGTTTACTGTACAAGTGATTTAAATGATTAGTACTAATATGTTCCTGTTAAGCTTGAATAAAGACAGTCATATGTTAAGCTTTGAGAAAAGAGTAGTCTcctttatataagagaagatgaAATCTTCCCAAAaggtaattaataatttaattcttatttttaatttatttttatttttttagaaaaatataatattcatttcttatactTCACACAAatagaatgtaaactatttatttcctaaaaatcaaatcactcattaagaaataaatcaattaataatttaattaattagtaaaatttctaatttatccaaaaaccaaatttaattatttccttaactataatacacaatataaaagttaataataaggtaatacattatttatagtaattaattgatATTAAAGGACATTATCGATGATTACATCGGGAGAAGGTCTTTATCATCGTATTAATTGTACGTTGGAAATAATCCAATAAAACCTTAACAAAAAGCTTGAATGGAGGAACCCATTTTCTCTCAGAAATCATCCACTAAGTTGTTAAAGTCGAGTGATAACTTGAACTGAAGCTGTTAGGATATATATCACTGTGATGTAGCGGCATATCAATCAGTTTTGGACAGGACAAAGAGTGACACACTCTTGATTACCATATGAAGGTGGATTGAGCATGGTATTCATCAATGTGCATGCTTGACCTATTTTTGGACATCTTCGGATAAAATTTTAATCAACATATCCTTATCCGATCAATTCTACATTGGATGTGAGTTAGATTAGGATTACTAGGTTTTTgaattttatttgaattttgaaagtaAAATTACTCTGCTTTAACACAAGCTATAATCATATATAATGGCAAACTCCAATAACGTCTATAAAGATCATTAGGATGATGTCGGGATGATGACTATTAATACCTTATAATTATCATCAGAAGATTTAAATTCAAGGATATTACACGTATTATACTATTAtgttatattatggatatggagaAAGTCATATCTACCATGGCAAACAAAAGATTGGTAACTTAAAAGGACGAGATCCGATAACAGAAACAAGAGTGAGTAGAAAATGCAACATTCGAGAATGCAAAGAAAACAAAGGGAGTGAGTTTGTATCGAGGAAAAAGCAAAACAATTGGGCAAAAACTTGATGGAGAAGAGATTGGAAAGAACATTATTGAAGTAGATAGAGATAGAATGAATGACTTTGCTTTCCATAATTTCATACCAACAcgtaattcatatatatatatatatatatatatatatatatatatatatatatatatatatatatatatatatatatatatatatatatatatgtaagcacACGTGTAATCCAAGAAATACACCAACATAAACACACGTGTTCAAATACAATTATCCCTGTTATATCTAATATAATTTGCTAACACCAATTGGTAAATTGGTTACTTTTCATACACACATACATTATATTAAAAATAGTAAAtttgtattaaaaaaataaatatccctGGTTACATTTAACAACCTCTACATGCAATCAACATCCATCGTCATCTCTAAGAAGAAACCAAGCCCCACCAACAGTTGTATTACCCTCAAAGGAACCGTCTGACCTAGACTCCCTCGTACTCATTTACCCCCTTACCCTTTGTCACATGAACAATCACTTAGCAAGAAATTGAGATAGATAATGATTAATGGTGTATTTGaaaacatattttaaatatatattgagaTATATTGAGAGTgcaatcatattttaaatataaattaatgattgataattttttaaaatcatatttgaccGGAATACTACATTACAAAATACTCAAATGATGATGCTACACACTGAGGtagcattaatatttcaatatttgtgtgatactaataatttttttaaaaatttgtaaAGTACATTATAATATTCTCTAAAATTctaaaattatcattatataactAACATTCATTTTCTCTCTCCTTCTATAGATTCTCCACTAATCAACATGatttatcttaaaattttatttatttagttttaagaattattttatagttatttatatgattatgttttttatttattatataacatacaaaattttttatgagattatgtatattatatatatatatatatacacatatatatatacacacacacacacacacacacacacacatatatatatatatatatatatatatatatatatatatatatatatatatatatatatatatatatatatatatatatatatatatatatatatatatatatacacacatatatatatacatacatatatatatatatatacatacatatatatatatatatatatatatatacatatatatatacatacatatatatatatacatacatatatatatatatatatatatatatacatacatatatatatatatatatatatacatatacatatacatatatatatatatatatatatacatatatatatatatatatacatatatatatatatatatatacatatatatatatatatacatatatatatatatatacatatatatatatatatatatacatatatatatatatatatatatatatatatatatatatatatatatatatatatatatatatacatatatatatatatatatatatatatattgtgaaaagAATTGTGTGACTATATTTCATAAATCTGGGGTTGTTGGATTGTTCATTTTGAGTAAAGAGTATACTCCATATATAAGTCCATAAAAATCTGACAGCTTTTATATTTACATAGaaagtgaaaacaaaaaaaacaatggTCAGGAATCCAACTAAGTCTGAGTTTATCTTATCACTTAACCGGATTAGGTATGAATGTACACGATAGCTAATCATTGATCGGCATATTACTCATACGGCATGACATTAATTAATTATGGCTCTTTCTGAACCTCGAGGACGGTATGAGGTATGAATATACACGATAGCTAACCATTGATCGGCATATTACTCATACGGCATGGCATTAATTAATTATGGCTCTTTCTGAACTTCGAGGACGATATGAGGTATGAATGTACACGATAGCTAACCATTGATCGACAGATTACTCATACGACATGGCATTGACTAATTATGGCTCTTTTTAGACTTTGAAGACGGTACGAGGTATAAATGTACACGATAGCTAACCATTGATCAACAGATTACTCATACGGCATGGCATTGAGTAATTATGGCTCTTTTTAGACTACGTGGATGGTATATATATGTCCGTTAATGTTTCTTTTGGATTGTTTCCTTTAGGTGTTTTTGCCAGCTCGGTAAATTTGTGCTTCTACCAACTCGGTTTTCGGCAAACATAGTGCTTAGGGCTTTCAACTTGATGTTTGTCTTACAGATCTCTCCAGGAGTTTGAATCTAAGTTGAATTGATCAGACTATCACACATTGTGGTTGCATCAACAGGTATGTATACATACGATCAACTGTTTCATTTGCTTTGGTTAGCAACAACAATAAGTGCTATTTTTGGCGCATTGTCAATTGTTTTGATACTGCATTTACTGTACTATTCCTTTGCTGAATTCATgatatatctgcagctatcactGTAGAGAAGGACGGTTTATGAATAGAATTATTACTATATGACTTAACGTATTCTAATGGAATAAGAATCTCttaaaataggtccaagtatggtTATGGCTTTATGCATAGAATTGTTGAACATGCTCGATCCAACTTCTTTGGCGTTTGGTGGAACTGTGCTTCCATTGATCATTAAGATTCTACGTATGCCGATGCGTCCACATCACAGCGGAGCCTACATCCAGAAAAATGAGGTGTCCATGCAACAGTTATGATCGTAAACAACTAGGCCTTCTCATTGGTCAATCTATGATTCAAGATAAACATGAGATAGAATTGCTTTGATTCAAGAtaaatgcaatccttcttcacatgtcattTCTTGCCACAAATGAGGTGTCCAtccttgagtagtcgtcatgacattatatgaattttcctatcttaatctcaattcttcctgaacacacatgctagtcaactcattcaagtcccacttatccttatttgtattgtagtgaatcttgaatgagtcaaactgagaaggaagagaattgagaataaattgcataaggaaagattcatcaacattcatgcctaatgttatAATTAtctataaaatctataattatgctatgTCAATAATGTGAAAATAACCTatatgtcaggattgaaatcaaatgcatagatctaattatacgatgcgtacgtTTTAATGCCATATGTTCAAAGATCCTGTTGATTTGCTAAGCACCGTctttgatctgctaagcaccgtctttaatccaatcgCACGTAATCTGAAGGAGTGCAAGGAGAGTAgaacctttctcctctcttcctatcctttcacaggacgcacacagattgatggattttggggagagggttttggggagagagtcgaggagaataactgaatcccTCAACAGAGAGgtgcgtctatacgtgtcaacgttatgacgctctaacacaccctcaacccctagagatcctgtccttttataggcgatagcagagggtctacgatgagatctcaggagatttcctcccatcaaggttatctcccgaggaatcgttgcgtagtggacttagtctattggctaaaatatctgaacagaacccaattagttattctagATATaaaagatacaaaatcaaaacaaacaaaacaaaatttgtttaaaaaataattttacctaattggattccaagaaattttgaaaagtattttatacatgaccatgttttaaaataagccaataagtccaataaacacaataatacaatattaagtccaactatcaatgcgagtcatagcggttgtatttcatcaatgttatacttccttctatgtaccacaacattgttagtctttcctaatataatccataatgacccctgtaatttatcttgtcaagacaatcctgttattatattcaaccataatatgcataaacataaatgtaaacaggataacagaaacaaataactttaattaaatagaatgtcaataatagcatccacataaacatgcgtcACCATATCCTTTGtaacttgctcacaagccccattctaagaacatgttctttgaatattttgcactgtaaggcttttgtcaatagatcaacaatcatcatagtggtgctcaagttcttaattgacacttgttgtttctggattttttctctaaccaccaagtactttatcttaatgtgcttggaaccactagagtacttgccattcttagagaagaaaactactgcggtgttatcacaaaatatcttcagtggcttggcaattgagtcgaccacaccaagtcctgagatgaaatttcgcagccataaagcttgatttgtggcctcaaagcatgccacaaattcagcttccattgttgatgatgcaataagcgattgctttgcacttttccaagaaattgccccaccagctaacataaatacaaatcctgaaatggacttcctactgtcgaggcaatttgcaaaatcatgttacttcaagctgatctgatctcctatatgtgagcatataatctttcgtcccttgtagatatctcattactttctttgcagctttccaatgttccattcctgggttactttgatatcttcccagcattgcaactacaaaactgatatctggtcttgtacaagtttgagcatataatagacttccaactgcgcatccataaggaatattcttcatttgattcttttctacgtCATTTtttgggcactggttttgactgaatttttcacctttaataatagatacatcattggttgagcaaagctgcatattaaatctctccaagatacgatcaatatatcctttctgagataatcctaataatccttgagatctattcctgaatatctcaatgccaatgacataggatgcctcattcatatcaacaatcttaaagttcttgttgagaaatatcttggtttcgtgcaataaaccaagatcactactggcaagaaaaatatcatccacatataagaccaatatgataaacttgctcccacttaccttcagatatatacactgatcaatagtgttttccttaaatccgaaggaagtaatggtattatgaaactttatataccattatctggaagcttgtttaaggtcataaatggattacttaagtttacaagccaaactttcttttcccttttctatgaatccttcaggttgttccatatagatttcctcatccagatcgccattcagaaatgctgttttcacatccatctgattcaactcaagatcataatgagctactaatgccataacaattctcaatgagtcctttttagaaactggagaaaaagtctcattatagtcgatgccttccttctgagaaaaacctttggccacaagtctggctttatatcgttcgatattaccctttgagtcgcgttttgtcttaaagacccatttacaaccgactcttttacaatcattgggcaattcaacgagattccagacatcattctggacaattgattttaactcttctttcattgcatcataccatttttcagaatcgttactttctatggcttgtgaaaacgataaggggtctctttttattcctatatcataatctgattcttgtagatataccacataatcatcagaaatggcatgtttccttttcatttgagatcttctcaaatctaccagttgtgattgttctacaagattatcagcggcgacatcaacatcatgtgagagttcttcgatgttattttattgttcaccctcatcaatactctcattgatttggggAACAACAATTtctcggacaggagatgatatgggagaattaacatgaatctccttaatatcaaaattaacctttcgagatttttcactcccactgatttcgccattttctaggaattttgcattaccagattctactattcttaTACTataattagggcaataaaatatgtatcccttggatttttctggataaccaataaaatatcctgaaatagttcttggatccaatttcttttcatatagattgaatactcttatctctgcaggacacccccatatatgtagatgtcttagactaggcttcctaccagtccataactaaaaaggagtcgatgaaactgacttactaggaaccctgttcaagatgtacatagctgtcctaagagcttcaccccacatcgactcaggtacagaggaataac of Musa acuminata AAA Group cultivar baxijiao chromosome BXJ2-3, Cavendish_Baxijiao_AAA, whole genome shotgun sequence contains these proteins:
- the LOC135607205 gene encoding cytochrome P450 71B34-like: MALPPLLLSYLPTLLVVLALLSSLLLAGRKARGGSATWKLPPGPPKLPVIGHLHLLGSSLLHRFLWELSKKHGPLMHLKLGRVPVVVVSSPEMAKEVLKIHDLECCSRPSLLSLSKFSYGLSDVAFIPYGERWRQLRKFCTVELFSTRKINSFRDIRREEMERVTKLICSHARASTTVNLSELLLSLSCNMTCRTAFGSGFDDGSDIQLHDMLREAQAALGGLFLSDYLPLLGWVDRLSGMRSRLERAYLKLDTIYQRRIDHHQDRLRQQGKEDGDVLDALLRMQKDEEGLTEDHIKGVLMNIFIAGTDTSSATVEWAMAELIRQPELMKRAQDEVRGCVGSKGEVEESDLHQLHFFKCVIKETLRLHPPAPLLLPRETMQHFKLNGYDILPKTWMYVNAWAIGRDPNSWGRPHVFDPERFMHDSMEANGQDFKLIPFGEGRRICPGKNLGMLMVELVLANLLYSFDWHLPPGMVKEDISMEEAPGITVHREYALCLMATKYDAPTA